The Kordia sp. SMS9 genome window below encodes:
- a CDS encoding helix-turn-helix domain-containing protein, translated as MNLTFNYKGKSKEDFKKEIIDKLVKRRKELNMTQEEVNQKLGMSDSQVAKWETGKRVPILFHLLCWLDVLGLGMKLHDNEGNLLASTHAPKK; from the coding sequence ATGAACTTAACATTTAACTATAAAGGAAAATCGAAAGAAGATTTTAAAAAGGAGATTATAGACAAACTCGTCAAAAGACGAAAAGAACTCAATATGACACAAGAAGAAGTCAATCAAAAATTGGGAATGTCAGATTCCCAGGTAGCAAAATGGGAAACGGGCAAACGCGTTCCGATACTTTTTCATTTGCTCTGCTGGCTCGATGTTTTGGGATTAGGGATGAAACTTCATGACAATGAGGGGAATCTTCTAGCTTCTACACATGCACCAAAGAAATAG
- a CDS encoding DNA helicase UvrD, whose amino-acid sequence MVDKKLILAVAGSGKTTNLIDKLNLDKRFYLVTYTITSASLIRYRIIKKFGYLPNNIQVFTYFNFLYNFCVKPFLFFKYNLKGIYLENPPEQTNYFKNSDIRKYMSKNGYVYHNRLAKLIEFENLIEDVKLRLEKFCDYFYYDEVQDLGSHDFNFIMELSKSNLNFLFVGDFYQHTYVTSFDRNVNVNLHKDFYKYLKRFEAYDIKIDLKTLSNSWRCSPTICNYITDNLDINIGSHRTDQTKITLIEDKQKLIPILNNNNIIKLVYNNANKRDFKAKNWGECKGEDDFIDTCIIMNTTTYNLYKKDNLKKLAKRTKNKLYVALSRTRGNCYLVNEKLLK is encoded by the coding sequence ATGGTTGATAAAAAATTAATATTAGCAGTTGCAGGCTCAGGTAAAACAACCAATTTAATTGATAAATTAAATTTAGATAAACGATTTTATTTAGTTACTTATACAATAACCAGCGCGAGTTTGATTCGGTATCGGATTATTAAAAAATTTGGTTATTTACCAAATAACATACAAGTATTTACTTATTTCAACTTTTTGTACAACTTTTGTGTAAAACCGTTTTTATTCTTCAAATATAATCTCAAAGGAATATATCTTGAGAATCCCCCCGAACAAACTAATTACTTCAAAAATTCAGATATAAGAAAATATATGAGTAAAAATGGCTATGTCTATCATAATAGACTAGCTAAGCTAATTGAATTTGAGAATTTAATAGAAGATGTTAAATTAAGGTTAGAAAAGTTCTGTGATTATTTCTACTATGATGAAGTACAAGATTTAGGGAGTCACGATTTCAATTTTATAATGGAGCTTTCAAAGTCCAATCTTAATTTTCTTTTTGTTGGAGATTTTTATCAGCATACATATGTAACAAGCTTCGATAGAAATGTGAATGTAAATTTACACAAGGATTTTTATAAATATTTAAAAAGGTTTGAGGCTTATGATATCAAAATTGATTTAAAAACATTAAGCAATAGCTGGAGATGTAGCCCCACAATATGTAATTATATAACTGATAATTTAGATATTAATATTGGCTCTCATAGAACTGATCAAACAAAAATTACATTAATTGAAGATAAACAAAAATTGATTCCAATTTTAAATAATAATAACATAATAAAGTTAGTTTATAACAATGCGAATAAAAGGGATTTTAAAGCAAAAAATTGGGGTGAATGCAAGGGTGAAGATGATTTTATCGACACCTGTATAATAATGAATACCACTACATACAATTTATATAAAAAAGATAACTTAAAGAAGTTGGCTAAGAGAACTAAAAACAAACTTTATGTAGCTCTATCAAGAACCCGTGGTAATTGTTATTTAGTTAATGAAAAACTATTGAAATAG
- a CDS encoding ATP-dependent endonuclease, giving the protein MKITKLRLFNFKKFEFLEVDFKENLNVLIGDNESGKSSILLAIDLALRGSRNRVETEGLDLLFNSKAVEDFFVTNTYETLPELKVELYFDNLGNKNDYYGRNNTLGTDEYGFSLICKPRDELSKDISEILAQGKQNFPFEYYSITFYKFSGQPYLSFKKDFKHILLDNTLINNEYATNQYIKTLYDSNVTISEKNKHLNEYRKYKNDYREKVLADVNKKTGDYKFGIKNDKKSNLVTDLTITEENIDIQNKGKGRQCFIKTEFALQKNKSELDFVLLEEPENHLSHLNMKNLISRISDSKNKQLFIATHSNLISSRLDLRNTILLNSNSSISINLTHLEDSTANFFMKAPDNNILEFILSKEVILVEGDAEFILLERFFEIVTGSKPNELNVHIISVGGTSFKRYLEISKLLNIKTAVIRDNDTDYQKNCVCRYVKYIATNIKVFSEIDNSISTFEISMYNTNTQICDELFSSGRRTRSVQQFMLDEKAECAFEILDKKSTEIIVPNYIKNAIEWLIKN; this is encoded by the coding sequence ATGAAAATCACAAAACTTAGACTTTTTAACTTCAAAAAATTTGAATTTTTAGAAGTAGATTTCAAAGAAAATTTAAACGTATTGATTGGCGATAACGAGTCTGGAAAAAGTTCAATATTATTAGCAATTGACTTAGCCCTTAGAGGTAGTAGAAATCGTGTTGAAACTGAAGGATTGGATTTGCTTTTTAATTCCAAAGCAGTCGAAGATTTCTTCGTTACAAATACCTACGAAACTTTACCTGAACTTAAGGTTGAATTATATTTTGATAATTTGGGAAATAAAAATGATTATTATGGTAGAAATAATACTTTAGGGACAGACGAATACGGATTTTCTCTTATTTGTAAACCTCGTGACGAATTAAGTAAAGATATATCAGAGATTTTAGCACAAGGAAAACAAAACTTTCCTTTTGAATATTATTCGATTACTTTTTATAAGTTCTCTGGTCAGCCATATTTAAGTTTTAAAAAAGATTTTAAACATATTTTATTAGACAATACCCTCATTAATAATGAATACGCTACAAATCAATACATCAAAACATTATATGACAGCAATGTAACTATCTCAGAAAAAAATAAACACTTAAATGAGTATCGAAAATATAAGAATGATTATCGTGAGAAAGTTCTAGCTGACGTTAATAAAAAAACTGGAGACTATAAATTTGGAATTAAAAACGATAAAAAATCAAATTTAGTAACAGACTTAACTATTACAGAGGAAAATATTGATATTCAAAACAAAGGAAAAGGACGTCAATGCTTTATAAAAACCGAGTTTGCTCTGCAAAAAAATAAAAGTGAATTAGACTTTGTTTTGTTAGAAGAACCAGAAAATCATCTGAGTCATTTGAACATGAAGAATTTAATTTCAAGAATAAGTGACTCTAAAAATAAACAACTTTTCATCGCAACACATAGTAATTTAATTAGTTCAAGATTAGATTTAAGAAATACCATTTTATTGAATAGTAATAGTTCAATTTCTATCAATCTAACTCATTTAGAAGACTCTACCGCAAACTTTTTCATGAAAGCACCAGATAATAATATCTTGGAGTTTATTCTCTCTAAAGAAGTGATTCTCGTTGAAGGAGATGCAGAGTTTATATTACTAGAAAGATTCTTTGAGATTGTTACAGGGAGCAAGCCGAACGAACTAAATGTCCATATTATTTCTGTTGGTGGTACAAGTTTTAAAAGATATTTGGAAATTTCTAAACTGCTAAATATTAAAACGGCAGTAATTAGAGATAATGATACAGATTATCAAAAAAACTGTGTATGCAGGTACGTTAAATATATAGCAACGAATATAAAAGTCTTCTCCGAAATAGATAATTCTATTTCAACATTTGAGATATCAATGTATAATACTAATACTCAAATTTGTGATGAACTCTTTTCTTCTGGAAGAAGAACAAGAAGTGTTCAACAATTTATGCTTGATGAAAAAGCTGAATGCGCTTTTGAAATACTAGATAAAAAAAGTACAGAGATTATTGTTCCTAATTATATAAAAAATGCAATTGAATGGTTGATAAAAAATTAA
- a CDS encoding site-specific integrase, producing the protein MLHSNSYKNGQFGTHSGTRDETKKHNDSKADKPKINKNGTHRSRIIKFTDVTIRHLKPKSKRIDYWCQGLSGFGIRMSPHGTKTWVYTYRIDAKKRRLSLGKYPAVTLREAKILYQEAKEKVEKGIDPIKERQEQKQKSFDELTLHELITLYLEHCKKAKKKSYDIERKCLEKDIIPVLGKRKITTIQAKDLSQIFHTIIVEREAPSTATHLYSYVRRLFNFAADMGLMRRRDNPCLDIKLNVKKKQRSRHLSPQEIYQFWHNIETVPMMPVTRLALKFMLVTVARGCEVRLMKWSDINWKDRIWTLPMTKNGHLHRIYLSDLAFNILEKVKPYSNEKGIVFGSNGHRDREQGKEQAQKPMSDHTLSQPIKRHWDKFGIETPFTPHDLRRTSATLIAGLFGRRDLTKLCLNHVDNSITAVYDQYAYSKEKEMAINALNKAIEIIINCKNVESVPSFDQLREQVFKKPNHLTVDTKQDFQASFSDQVSYRLSFDLKG; encoded by the coding sequence ATGTTGCATTCAAATTCATACAAAAACGGTCAATTTGGTACCCATAGTGGTACCCGCGACGAAACAAAAAAACATAATGATTCAAAGGCTGACAAGCCAAAGATTAACAAAAATGGTACCCATAGGAGCCGAATTATTAAATTTACGGATGTCACGATTCGTCATTTAAAGCCAAAATCAAAGCGAATTGACTATTGGTGCCAGGGATTATCAGGGTTTGGTATTCGTATGTCGCCTCATGGAACAAAAACATGGGTTTATACCTATCGCATTGACGCAAAGAAAAGACGATTGAGTTTAGGCAAATACCCTGCTGTGACATTGAGAGAGGCTAAAATTCTCTATCAAGAGGCTAAAGAGAAAGTTGAAAAGGGTATTGATCCGATTAAAGAGCGCCAAGAACAAAAGCAAAAATCTTTTGATGAATTGACATTACATGAACTCATTACGCTTTATTTAGAACATTGCAAAAAGGCTAAAAAGAAAAGTTATGATATTGAGCGTAAATGTTTAGAAAAAGATATTATTCCTGTATTGGGAAAGCGTAAAATTACCACTATTCAAGCGAAAGACTTATCACAGATATTTCACACGATTATCGTCGAACGTGAAGCTCCAAGCACCGCAACACACCTGTATAGCTATGTCAGACGATTATTTAATTTCGCGGCTGATATGGGATTAATGCGCAGGCGCGATAATCCGTGTTTAGATATCAAACTGAATGTCAAGAAAAAGCAACGCTCACGTCATCTCTCACCACAAGAAATTTATCAATTTTGGCACAATATTGAAACTGTGCCGATGATGCCAGTCACACGATTGGCATTAAAATTTATGCTTGTGACTGTGGCGCGTGGGTGTGAGGTTCGATTAATGAAATGGTCGGATATTAACTGGAAAGACCGTATCTGGACATTACCGATGACAAAAAATGGGCATTTACATCGTATTTATTTAAGCGATTTAGCTTTCAATATTCTTGAAAAGGTCAAACCCTATTCAAACGAAAAAGGAATTGTCTTTGGCTCTAATGGTCACAGAGATCGAGAACAGGGTAAAGAACAAGCTCAAAAACCAATGAGTGATCATACGCTTTCACAACCGATTAAACGGCATTGGGATAAGTTTGGAATAGAAACACCGTTTACACCACATGATTTACGCCGAACAAGCGCAACTCTCATTGCAGGCTTGTTCGGGCGACGTGATTTAACAAAACTCTGTCTAAACCATGTCGATAACAGTATTACGGCGGTCTATGACCAATATGCGTATAGTAAGGAAAAAGAAATGGCAATAAACGCTCTCAACAAAGCGATTGAAATTATTATCAACTGCAAAAATGTTGAGAGCGTTCCAAGTTTTGATCAGTTACGAGAACAGGTTTTTAAAAAGCCTAATCATTTGACTGTTGATACGAAGCAGGATTTTCAAGCCAGTTTTTCAGATCAAGTATCTTATAGGCTTTCCTTTGACCTAAAGGGGTAA